In Paenibacillus dendritiformis, the DNA window ACTTCGTCGCTTTAAGCGCTCCATTGCAAAAGATGGCGTGTTGGCTGAAGTTAAAAAGCGTAAGCACTATGAAAAGCCAAGCGTTAAGCGCAAGAAGAAGTCCGAGGCTGCCCGCAAGAGAAAGTTTTAGGAGGAATTAGCACCAATGGATCTTAGCCAACGATTGAACGAAGATATGAAGCAAGCGATGAAAAGTCAAGACAAGTTCAAACTCTCCACCATCCGGATGGTACGTTC includes these proteins:
- the rpsU gene encoding 30S ribosomal protein S21, producing the protein MSETKVRKNETIDAALRRFKRSIAKDGVLAEVKKRKHYEKPSVKRKKKSEAARKRKF